TGCCCGATCCGGCAGTCATCGCGGCGGTGCAGCAGTCGTGGCAACTGGTGAAGAAGCAGGCCGACGTGATGCTGCTGATTGACACGTCCGGTTCGATGCGCGACGAGGACAAGATCGGCCAGGCGGTCGAAGCTGCGAAAGTATTCCTGGAAGACCAGGCCGGCAAGAACAACGTCGGGTTGATGCGTTTCAGCAGCGACGTCGAGGTGCTGGTGCCGCTCGGCCCACTGGAGAGCAATCGCGATGCGATCCTGGCGGCGCTCGACCGGGTCGAGGCGCGCGGCAACACATCGCTCTACGACGCAGTGATCGCCGCCGTTCAAAAGCTTCAAGCCACATCCGACCCCGAGCGCATTCAGGCGATTGTGCTGCTCTCCGACGGACAGGACACGTCTTCACAGGCCAGCTTGCACCAGGCCGTGCGCGTGATACAGGAAGCCCGCAACAGCCGCGCGCCGATCCTGGTGATTCCGGTGGCTTATGGGCGGGACGCCGACATCAACGCGCTGAATGCGATCGGCCGCGCCAGCGACACCAAGGTGCAGAGCGGTGATCCACAGAACATCAAGAAACTGCTGGACGTGATCAGCAGTTACTTCTAGGCCATCAAGTGCCCGGCGCGCAGAGAGCGCGCTGGGCACTTCCCAGTCCGTTCACTATAGCGCCAGTGCCTGCTGGTAGGCCTGTGCGATGTCAAGTATCCATCCGGCGTCCCATGCCTCGGCGAACATTTCATCGCCGAGCTGCGCGTGGCAGGCGGCGATGTCGCGGTCGTATTCAGCGATATCCGCCGGCGCGAGGAATGGCGGTCGTTCCGCGAAGTAATGCTGCGCCGCGCTCAGCAACGTCGTCGCCTGTTCGAGATGGCCACGTTCGAGCGCGAGGCCGCCGATGGCTGCTACGCAGCGGGCAATCATGTCATCCTTGCCCAACCGCCTGAACACGCCCAGCGCCTCGGCCAGCAGATCCATCGCTTCCGCCAATCGGCCCTCTCTTCGGCGCAGGCGAGCCAGATGATGCAGCACGAATGCTGCGCCCGAAGCGTTGCCAACTTCTCGATGTGACCGCAAGGCGGTCTGCCATTCTTCTTCGGCCAAAGCGAAGTCGCCCATGAAGTAGCTTTCCTCTCCCAGGCTCTCGTAGCCATAGGCGACGACGCCCTTCGCGCCGATGCGCTTGAAGCGTTCCAGCCCTTCGATGAACAACGCGCGACCATGCGCATAGTCGCCGCGCAGGTGTGCGATTTGCGCCAGCCCCCACGCAACGCTGCCCAATCCCTCGTCATCACCGACTTCCCAAAATAGCATGCGGCTCTCGACGAGATAGCGCGCCGCGCGCTCGTAGTCGGCATGCGCCTCGCGCGCCATGTGTGACAGGTCGAGCAGCGCCTGCGCGATGCCGCGCTTGTCACCCAGTGCGCGATACAACGCCAAACCTTCCTCGAAACACTGCGCTGCCACCTCACAGCCGAGGTTGGAATAGCGCGCCCAGCCGAGCGCCAATAACGCGTGAGCCAGACCACGCGCGTCAGCAAGGGCGCGATACAACGCGGCACTTTCTTCGCCATAGCGCAGCGCGGCAACCGGATCGCTCAACCGGCGGGCGATCCGGCTCAGCCAATACAAAGCACCGGCCCGCGCAGGCACATCACTTGTGGTTTTGCTCAGCGCTAACTCCAGCCAGCGCCGGCCCTCACGCCACCGGCCGGTGATGTGCCACAGCGCGCCCAGCGCGACGCACAGGCGCAACGCAGTTGGCGAGTCGTGCTGCATGTGCCACTCCAGCGCTGCGCGCAAGTTGCCCTGTTCGTGATCCAGGCGTCGCAGCCACGGGATCGGCTGGGGGCCGTTCAAGTCGGGCTCAGCTTCGAAGGCAAGCGCAGCGTAATATTCGGCGTGCCGCTGCAGCGCTTCGCGCGCGCCCTCTACATGTAGGCGCTCCCACGCAAACTCGCGAATGGTCTCCAGCATGCCGAAGCGTGGTTCGCCATCTTCGACTTCAGTTTCAACCAGCAGGTGCTTGTCGAGCAGCGACGTGAGCGCATTCCATACCGCGATGTGGCGCTCGTCCGATCGTTCGTATGGGTCTTCCACCACATGCTCGACCGCCCGCAAGTCGCACCCGCCCACGAACGCGCCGAGCCGGCAGAACACGATCTGCTCTTCGGGCGCAAGCAGGCGATAACTCCAGGCAATCGCGTCGCGCAGGGTGTGATGGCGTGCAGACGAATAGCCAGCTTCGTCGGCAACGAGTCCGATGCGCAGATGTTCACCCTCGCCTGCAAGGCGCGCGAGGAGCGCGCGAAGCGTCATCAGCCTCAACCGTGCAGCGACCAGTTCGATGGCCAGCGGCAGGCCGTCCAGCCGCCGGCAGAGCGCCTCGATGTCCGCCATACCCTCGTCAGAGGGCTTGAAGTGTGGATTGGCTGCCTGCGCGCGCGCCACGAAAAGCGAGGTCGCAGCGGCGCGCATCAGCGGCGCGACGCTGACGACGCATTCGCCGGGTATGTGCAACGCTGCTCGGCTAGTGATGAGTGCGCACGCCTGCGGGCATCCGTCCAACAAGGCTGCCACCGCATGCGCGGCCGGCATCACGTGCTCGAAGTTGTCGAGCACGAGCAAGGTTGCCTTGTCGTGCAGGCGATCACGAAGCGCAGCCAATGTGGCTTCCGGTTCATAGACACCCCTATTGCCGTCGAGCGCGTTCAGGCTGCGCGCGATGGTCGGGACGACCAGGCTGGGGTCGCGCACCGGCGCCAAGTCCACAAACGCAATGCCGTCCTGAAAGAGCATCCCTCCCTTTGGGGAGACCAGCCCCTGTGCACAGCGGGCTGCCACGTGTAGCGCCAGGAGCGTCTTGCCCACGCCGCCCGGCCCGACCAGCGTCAACATGCGCGCATCGTCCCCAGCTAACTGCTGTGTGATCGTTTCGACGTTCAGATCGCGGCCAATCAACGCCGGCAGATCGGAAGGCAGGTTGTTGGGAATCAACCGGAGCGACCGTCCAGCCGGATCGTCCATCTCCTGGCCACGCGCAAAGGCGATGAACGCCTCGCGTTCGGCGTCGGGGATGCGCAGCGCCGTCGCCAGCGCCTGCGCCACTTCGCGCGAGGGCCGCCGCTCGCCGATCTCGATCTTCTCGATGGTGATGACGGCGCAGGCCGCGCGGCAGGCCAGCTCCTGGCGCGTTAGGTCGAGCGCCTTGCGACGCTGCCTGAGCCATTCGCCGAAGGATCGGGAGCCAGCCATACCGCTTCCTCCGCTGTATGAGCAATTGTATGACCAGGCGTGTTTTCGGCGTGTGCGCGATCGGGTTGAATGATGGCCGAGCAAGCCGTTCAAAAGGAGATGCAACTATGTCAAGCGAATTGAACAAAGCCCTCGTGCGCCGGTTGATGGAAGAGGTGTTCAATGGAGGCAACTTCAAAGTCGCCGACGAGATCGTCGCTGTCGATTACCACAGCCACGATCCACTGCCAGGCGAGGGCCCTGGGCGCGCCGGAATGGCAGCGAACATCCAGGCCATCCGGACGGCCTTTCCCGACGTGCGCTTCGAGGCCGAGCAGATCCTTGCCGAGGGCGATAGGGTCGTCGTGCGCTGGCGCGCCACGGGCACGCACCGCAGCGAGTTCATCGGCATCCCGGCCACCGGCCAAACGAGCGTCACCACCGGCATGACGATGTACCGCATCGCCAACGGCCAGATCGTCGAGAGCTGGAACAACTGGGATGCGCTGGGCATGATGCAGCAACTCGGCGTGTTGCTGCAAGCGGCGGATAGTTGAACCCGCCATTTCGACGAACTACATGACAACGTAGAGGTGCCCATGTCTATCGCCGAAAACAAAGCCTTGATCCGCCGCTTCGTGAAAGAGGTGCTGAACGAGAAGAATCTCGCCGCCATTGACGAAATCTGCCCTCCCGACTTCGTGGAACACGACCCATTGCCGGGCCAAGGACCAGGGGCAGCGGGGCTCAAGCAGTTTTTTACTGACTCCTTCTTCCGCGCCTTCCCTGACCTCGAATGGGTGAATGAGGATATGGTTGCCGAAGGCGATTTCGTCATGGCGCGCTCCACCTGGAGCGGAACGCATCTCGGAGAATTTCTCGGCATCCCGCCCACACGACGGCGCGTCAGGGTGGCAGCCTGGACAATTGACCACATCGTCGGTGGCAAGCTTGCCGACAGCCGCATCCTGGTGGATGCCTTGGGCCTACTGCAGCAGCTCGGTGCGCTGCCAGCTTGGCCGCCGCCGGTCAAAACCTTCCAAGGCATGGCCGACGAAGCCTATCGCGCCGTGCCGACGATCAAAGCCGCCGACCTGCAACGCCGCCTGCAGCAGGAGCCGAAGTTGCTCGTCATTGATGTGCGCGACGCCGCCGATATTGCCGATACGGGCACCGTGCCCGGCGCGATCAACATCTCATACGGCGCGCTGACCTACATGGCCGATAACGCAGTGCCTGAGGACTGGCGCGACCCACGGCTGGCCGACCGCGCCCGACCCATCGTCACCACGTGCATCCAAGGGCCGCTCGGCGCGCTGGGCGGCAAGCTGCTGCACGACATGGGTTTCAGCAACGTGCACATTCTGAAAGGCGGCGTGCAGGGTTGGATGGACGCCGGGCTGCCGGTGCAGAAATGAGCAGGGAGGAAGAACGATATGTCTACTCAATCGAACAAGGCCATCATGCAGCGGTTCTGGGACGAACTGTTCACCCAGGGCAACACGAAGGTCGCCGACGAGATTGTCGGGGCCGATTACCTCAACCACGACCCCGCGCCCGGAGAGCAGCCGGGGCGGGCGGGACTGGCCGAGTTTGTGGCGCATCTGCACGCCGCCTTTCCCGACGGGCGATTCGAGGCCGAGGCATTCGTGGCTGAAGGCGACAAGATCGCAACGCGCTGGCGCGCCACGGGCACGCACCGCGGCGAGTTCATGGGCATCCCGGCCACCGGCAGGACGGTGAACATCACCGGGATGGCGATTCACCGCATTGCCGGCGGGCAGATCGTCGAGAGTTGGAACAATTGGGATGCGCTGGGTTTGCTACAGCAGCTCGGCGCGCAGCCGCAGCCGACAGGACGGTAGACACATGAGCCAACAACAAGTCGCCAATCCTGCCGAAGTCTACGAGCAGTTCATCGTCCCGACTTTCTTCATCCCGTGGACGCCGGTGTTGCTCAAATACGCCAGGCCAAGGTTAGGCGAGCGCGTCCTGGATCTGGCTTGCGGCACCGGCATCGTGGCGCGTCATGTTGCGCCGATCGTCGGAGCGAATGGAAAGGTCACTGCCCTCGACGTCAGCCCGGCTATGCTGGAAGTGGCGCGCAACCTGCCCGCGCCAGTCGGCGCGCTGATCGAGTGGCGCGAGGGTAACGCTGTGGACCTGCCGCTGGCGGACGGTGCGTTCGACCTCGTGCTGTGCCAGCAGGGGTTCCAGTTCTTCGCAGATCGCGCCGCAGCGGCGCGTGAGATGCGGCGGGTGCTCGCGCCTAGCGGGCGCGTTGCCCTCAGCGTGTGGCAAGCGTTGGACCACCACCCATTTTACCTCGCCCTGTTCGAGGCTATGGCGCGCCAACTCGACGCGCCAGTCGCTGCCCTGGCGATGGCCTTCTCGTTCGGCGATGCTGAGGAGATGCGCGCGCTGCTCTCCGCAGCCGGATTGAGCGAAGTGGGGATCACGCCAGAGTCACTCACCATTCGCTTCCCCTCGCTGGATCGTTTCCTGTCGCTTTCGGTGCGCAGCGCAGCGGCGATCATCCCGGCTTTCGCTCAGCTCGACGAGCCGGCGCGTTCGGTGCTCGTCGAAGCGGTGGGCGGTGAGATCAAAGGCAACACGGCGCTGCGCAGATACATCGAAGGGGACGTTGTAGTCATTCCGATGTCTGCGCATGTGGCGGTGGCGCACGCGTAGTGCACTGCTTTCGGCTCCGAGTTGAGCAGGAGGGAGCCACATGAAAAGCTCAGATGCGATAGCAGAACGCCTTGCATTGTGGAATACCACCTTGGAAAGATTGGGCGCTGCGAGTGATCGGCTTTCCGATCAGGTGGAGCGCGCAGGCGAACAGTTTCCCGAACTCGCAGGCGCATTCAATCTGTTGCTTGCCTACGTCAGTCATCTGCACGAGATTATCGAGAAGTTGCCAGGAGTCAGTCCGCCGCTGTATGCGCTGCCGGAGAAGTTTTGCACTCGCAACCCGCTGATCTGCAAGTGCGCACACGGCGATCAAACCGCCTGCAAGCTGCTCGGCGGGGAGCTTGTGCCCGTTGATCCCGAGCCACCAACCTGCGAGGACTTGTGGGCGCAGTATCTCGAAGCGCTGGCCAAAGAGCGCAGTGAACTGCTCAAGGCACTGCAAGCCGCTCGAACATCGGGTAAGCCGCTTCAGGTTGCCGATGCAACGCAGTTCCAGACGCTCGTCACTGCGCAGCGCGCATCAGATCGCCTGCGAGCCGCGCTCTGGGCGCACAAGTGTGCGTTGCCAAGCGCAGCTCCGTGAGAGAGAAACTGGAATGGGGGTATGACCGACCAGCTCCAAACTTTAATCGTTTCGACCGCACTCGCGGGCTGGCTGGCGCTGATGGCCTGGCCGGCAAGTCTTGCTGCCTCGCTGAACATGCAACGACTTGTATCCGCAGCTTCCCCCGCAGTTCAAGGGCAGCCCGCGGGTATCTTCCTTCCTACACTGAGTAACGTCGCACACCCCAGCATCGCCGTCGATCGCGCGGGAGGCATTCACATGGCGTTCGAGCCGGTCAGCGGGGCTGCGGGTCACCGCATGCCCGTCCAATACGGCTATTGCTCGGCGAACTGCATACGCCGGGAAAGCTGGCGAGTGATCGTTATTGGCGACGCCGGCCTGCCAGGCGCTGAAGTCCGCCTGGCGTTGACTGCCTCCGGCAAGCCGCGGCTGCTGTGGTTCAGCCAAGCAGACTGGCGCAAAGATGGGCAGTATGTGTTCGCCAGTTGCGATCGCGCCTGCACCGAGGCAGCCAACTGGCGCAGCCTCGCTATAGCAACGGACAGCGTTGGTGTGGGAGAGGGCCGCTATTTCGCCCTCGATGCTGATGACAATCCCCATTTCTTTTACACCAACTCCAATGCCGATCACCAGGGCACTTTCCATCGTTACTGCCTGGCATCGTGCCTCTCGGCGCAGAATTGGCGCGAGCAGAAGATCAGCGACAATTTCCTGCTCGGTGCATTCTCGCTGGCGTTCGACGCCCAGAACCGGATGCGCCTGGCGCTCGCGGCCGAGCAGAACAATCAGCGTGGCCTTTTCTACGTCACCTGCGAAGTGGAATGTATATCCCTCGCCAACTGGAAGATCACGGCATTGATGCGATTGGGAAACGAGTATGACCTCAGCCTGCGACTGGATGACGCCGGGCGCCCCAGGCTGGCCGTCTACGCCGGCAACTCCGATGTGAGCGGCGAGGAGAAACGCCTGCACTACCTCCAGTGCAACAGCGACTGCCATTTGTTTGCTAACTGGACACGCAGCGCCGTCGGGTTAGCAGAAGGTGAAGGGGGCAACGTAGACCTTCTCCTGGACGGTCAATCCCGCCCGCACATGGTCGTGGCCGATAGCGCCTTTCTACCGAAACGGATTAGCCTGGTCGCATGCGACAGCCGCTGCGACACGCCGCGTCTTGTCTGGCGGCAGATCGAAATTGAGAACGACGAGTCGGTGAGCGCTCGCCTGTGCAGCGTCGGATACGCCTACATCGGCAAACGTCCTGCGCTCGCGTGGCAACGCCCGAATCGCCTGCTGATTGCCCATGGAATCGAGAACAAGTGCCTGGGACGAGAGACGAGCATCCACCTCGTGCGCCTGACGGCGGTAGATTGATGGGCTGAAATATCCACTGCTCCACCCACAACTCCTCGAGGCGCTCGGCGGCGCGGCAGATCAAGTGGTGTGCAGGTTCACTTCGACCGGGCGCGACGCTTCGACGGCCGGCGGCGCCGGCGCACCTGATAGGTCGGTGCTGCTTCCGCTACACGGGCTCGGCTCTCGTAAATCGCGCTCAAGATGTCTTCGCGCGTCAGGCGCACATTGCAGATGCATCCGATGAGCTAAATGGCCGCGCTGGATCCGTCCACCGCATGTGGGTGGCCGTACTGCCGATTCACCGGCGACATCGGCGCGGTCTCGTGTGGGCTGCAGCACGTTCAAGATCGGCCCACCACCGGCGACACGAAGCCAAGCTCGTCGTCCGTCTGCGGGCGCAGGAAGTCGAAGTCGCAGCCCTCGTCCGGCTGCAGCACGTGCTCCTGATACAAGCGCGGATAGCCGCGCCGGTGCGGCGATTTCGGCGGCTGCCACGCCGCTCGGCGGCGCGCCAACTCAGCTTCATCCACGAGCAGATCGAGCGTCCGCGCCGGCGCGTCCAGCGCGATCAGGTCGCCATCGTGAACCAGCGCCAGCGGCCCGCCGACGGCCGACTCGGGCGAGATGTGCAGGGCAACCGTGCCGTAGCTCGTGCCGCTCATGCGCGAATCGCTGATGCGCACCACGTCGCGCACACCCTGTGCCAGCAGCTTCTTGGGGATGGGGATACTGCCCCACTCCGGCAGCCCTGGCACGCCCACCGCGCCGGCGTTGCGCAGCACCAACACCGTCTCCGGCGTGACAAACAGGTCATGCGAATCAATCCGCGCCAGCATGTCGGCGTAATCCTCGAAGACAAGCGCGGGGCCACAATGCTGCTGCAAGTGTGTTGAGGCCGTGGTGGTGCGCAGGATCGCGCCTCGCGGAGCGAGGTTGCCGCGCAGCACAGCCAGCGCGCCATCGGCTTGCAGGGGATGCGCACGCGGGCGGATGACGCTCGCGTCGCGGTTACTTGCTCCAGAAATATTCTCGCCAAGCGTCGCGCCGGTCACGGTCAGCGCGTCGAGGTGCAGCAAATCGCGTATCTCGTTCATCAGCGCCGGCACGCCGCCGGCTGCATCGAAGTCGGGCATCAGCCGTTCGCCGCTCGGCTGCAGGTTGAGCAACATCGGCGTCGTGCGCGAGATCGCGTCGAAGTCGTCCAACGCCAACGGCACGCGCAGCCGGCCGGCGATGGCAATCAGGTGGATGACAGCGTTCGTGCTGCCGCCGATGGCGGCGTGCACGCGCAAGGCATTCTCGAATGCGTGGCGGGTCATGATCTGGCGTGGGCGGATGTCGCGCCGCACCAGTTCGACGATCTGTCGGCCGGTCGCCTCGGCGACGGCGACGCGGCGAGGGTTATGCGCCTCGATGGACGACGCGCCGGGCAGCATCATGCCCAGCGCCTCAGAAATCGCGGCCATGGTCGAGGCAGTGCCCATGGTGTTGCACGTGCCGGCACCGCCGGCGTAGGCCGTCTCCAGCGCCTGCCAGTCCTCGTCGCTGATCTTGCCCGCGCGATATTCGTCCCAGTACTTCCACAACGACGTGCCGCTGCCCACCTCTTGGCCACGCCATTTGCCGGTGGCCTTCGGGCCGGCGTTGAGTTGAATGGCCGGTAGATTGGCGCTGGCCGCGCCCATCAGTTGCGCCGGTGTGGTCTTGTCGCAGCCGCACAGCAGCACGACGCCGTCAATCGGATAGGCGCGCAGCGTCTCCTCCAGCTCCATCGCCATCAGGTTGCGATACAGCATCGCGCTCGGCTTCATCAGCTCCTCGCCCAGCGAGAGGGTGTTGAATTCGAGCGGCACGCCGCCGGCGGCGATCACGCCGCGCTTGACGGCATCAGCGACCGCGCGCAGCCCGAGGTTGCAGTTGTTCAGCTCGCTCCACGAATTGGCGACGCCGATGATGGGCTTGCCGCGCACCAGGTTGGGATCCCATCCCACCACGCGCAG
The window above is part of the Candidatus Roseilinea sp. genome. Proteins encoded here:
- the ilvD gene encoding dihydroxy-acid dehydratase; translated protein: MISLRSAEWFDRDDELGLQNRAVLRVVGWDPNLVRGKPIIGVANSWSELNNCNLGLRAVADAVKRGVIAAGGVPLEFNTLSLGEELMKPSAMLYRNLMAMELEETLRAYPIDGVVLLCGCDKTTPAQLMGAASANLPAIQLNAGPKATGKWRGQEVGSGTSLWKYWDEYRAGKISDEDWQALETAYAGGAGTCNTMGTASTMAAISEALGMMLPGASSIEAHNPRRVAVAEATGRQIVELVRRDIRPRQIMTRHAFENALRVHAAIGGSTNAVIHLIAIAGRLRVPLALDDFDAISRTTPMLLNLQPSGERLMPDFDAAGGVPALMNEIRDLLHLDALTVTGATLGENISGASNRDASVIRPRAHPLQADGALAVLRGNLAPRGAILRTTTASTHLQQHCGPALVFEDYADMLARIDSHDLFVTPETVLVLRNAGAVGVPGLPEWGSIPIPKKLLAQGVRDVVRISDSRMSGTSYGTVALHISPESAVGGPLALVHDGDLIALDAPARTLDLLVDEAELARRRAAWQPPKSPHRRGYPRLYQEHVLQPDEGCDFDFLRPQTDDELGFVSPVVGRS
- a CDS encoding ubiquinone/menaquinone biosynthesis methyltransferase; the encoded protein is MSQQQVANPAEVYEQFIVPTFFIPWTPVLLKYARPRLGERVLDLACGTGIVARHVAPIVGANGKVTALDVSPAMLEVARNLPAPVGALIEWREGNAVDLPLADGAFDLVLCQQGFQFFADRAAAAREMRRVLAPSGRVALSVWQALDHHPFYLALFEAMARQLDAPVAALAMAFSFGDAEEMRALLSAAGLSEVGITPESLTIRFPSLDRFLSLSVRSAAAIIPAFAQLDEPARSVLVEAVGGEIKGNTALRRYIEGDVVVIPMSAHVAVAHA
- a CDS encoding serine/threonine protein kinase encodes the protein MAGSRSFGEWLRQRRKALDLTRQELACRAACAVITIEKIEIGERRPSREVAQALATALRIPDAEREAFIAFARGQEMDDPAGRSLRLIPNNLPSDLPALIGRDLNVETITQQLAGDDARMLTLVGPGGVGKTLLALHVAARCAQGLVSPKGGMLFQDGIAFVDLAPVRDPSLVVPTIARSLNALDGNRGVYEPEATLAALRDRLHDKATLLVLDNFEHVMPAAHAVAALLDGCPQACALITSRAALHIPGECVVSVAPLMRAAATSLFVARAQAANPHFKPSDEGMADIEALCRRLDGLPLAIELVAARLRLMTLRALLARLAGEGEHLRIGLVADEAGYSSARHHTLRDAIAWSYRLLAPEEQIVFCRLGAFVGGCDLRAVEHVVEDPYERSDERHIAVWNALTSLLDKHLLVETEVEDGEPRFGMLETIREFAWERLHVEGAREALQRHAEYYAALAFEAEPDLNGPQPIPWLRRLDHEQGNLRAALEWHMQHDSPTALRLCVALGALWHITGRWREGRRWLELALSKTTSDVPARAGALYWLSRIARRLSDPVAALRYGEESAALYRALADARGLAHALLALGWARYSNLGCEVAAQCFEEGLALYRALGDKRGIAQALLDLSHMAREAHADYERAARYLVESRMLFWEVGDDEGLGSVAWGLAQIAHLRGDYAHGRALFIEGLERFKRIGAKGVVAYGYESLGEESYFMGDFALAEEEWQTALRSHREVGNASGAAFVLHHLARLRRREGRLAEAMDLLAEALGVFRRLGKDDMIARCVAAIGGLALERGHLEQATTLLSAAQHYFAERPPFLAPADIAEYDRDIAACHAQLGDEMFAEAWDAGWILDIAQAYQQALAL